In Mycolicibacterium alvei, a single window of DNA contains:
- a CDS encoding MFS transporter, with the protein MPSWLTRNVRVLSAVSFLQDTASELLYPLLPIYLTTVLGAPPAVVGAVEGAAEGAAAMTKLAAGPLGDRFSKRPLIATGYGMAALGKVMVAAAGGWSGVLAGRVVDRLGKGVRGAPRDALLVADIDAAARGRVFGFHRAMDTFGAVVGPLLGLAAYELLDHQIAPLLWVAVVPAVLSVALVFLVAEQRRTQPRTERQPVFARVRDLPGRFWRVTAVLVAFGLVNFPDALLLLRLNEIGFSVVEVILAYVTYNAVYAVSSFPAGLLADRIGRLPVFGIGLVFFAIGYAGLGLTTDPLTAWLLIGAYGLFTGCTDGVSKAWVSSLVGSDLQGSAQGVFQGLSGFAVLGAGVWAGLAWTAIPGQPGQLPLLVSGMCGAVFAVGLLGRSVLTRRR; encoded by the coding sequence GTGCCTTCATGGCTGACCCGCAACGTCCGGGTCTTGTCGGCGGTGTCCTTCCTGCAGGACACCGCGAGTGAACTGCTCTACCCGCTGCTGCCGATCTACTTGACAACCGTGCTCGGTGCCCCGCCCGCGGTGGTCGGCGCGGTGGAGGGCGCCGCCGAAGGCGCCGCCGCGATGACCAAACTGGCCGCGGGCCCGCTCGGCGACCGATTCTCCAAGCGGCCCCTGATCGCCACCGGCTACGGCATGGCGGCCCTGGGCAAGGTCATGGTCGCCGCCGCCGGGGGGTGGTCCGGTGTGCTCGCAGGTCGCGTGGTGGACCGGCTGGGCAAGGGGGTTCGCGGTGCGCCGCGTGATGCTCTCCTGGTCGCCGACATCGATGCCGCCGCCCGCGGCCGTGTGTTCGGGTTCCACCGCGCGATGGACACATTCGGGGCGGTCGTCGGTCCGCTGTTGGGTCTGGCCGCCTATGAACTGCTCGACCATCAGATCGCGCCACTGCTCTGGGTGGCCGTGGTACCCGCCGTGCTCAGCGTCGCCCTGGTGTTCCTGGTTGCCGAACAACGTCGCACCCAGCCACGCACGGAGCGCCAGCCGGTGTTCGCCCGGGTGCGCGACCTACCGGGCCGGTTCTGGCGGGTGACAGCCGTGCTGGTGGCATTCGGCCTGGTGAATTTCCCCGACGCGCTGCTGTTGTTGCGGCTCAACGAGATCGGCTTCTCGGTCGTCGAGGTGATCCTGGCCTACGTCACCTACAACGCGGTGTACGCAGTCTCCAGTTTCCCGGCCGGGCTGCTGGCCGACCGGATCGGCCGCCTGCCGGTGTTCGGTATCGGCCTGGTGTTCTTCGCGATCGGCTACGCCGGGCTGGGGTTGACGACCGATCCGCTGACGGCCTGGCTGCTGATCGGGGCCTACGGCCTGTTCACCGGCTGCACCGACGGGGTCAGCAAGGCCTGGGTGTCCTCGCTCGTCGGCTCCGACCTACAGGGAAGTGCGCAGGGAGTGTTCCAGGGGCTCAGTGGTTTTGCCGTGCTGGGCGCCGGGGTGTGGGCCGGGCTGGCATGGACTGCGATTCCAGGTCAGCCCGGCCAACTGCCGCTGTTGGTCTCCGGGATGTGTGGTGCGGTGTTCGCGGTCGGGTTGCTCGGCCGCTCGGTGCTTACCCGGCGGCGCTGA